ttataagagtttgtattaacggcaaaccttagttacaacgataccatacaaatattaatcacataGATATTTATAAAggattatatattattatattagtgatattataatgtttattttaacacaatcgatagtataataacttttatatgacaaaatcataattaaaaaataaaatgggtgctaaatatacataaattggttattaatgtgtcatatataatgataatctctgcactaagatagaaaatttatgaattataatacaataaagtgttgcataaaaagatcttgaatccacaaacaaatcaataatgagctttttttactttgataaatagtagaattaaatctttttaactttcaaatataggtaattattatgcctcataTATTTGAGTACTAACTAAAACACATCATAATTTataaccattaatcaaaatcccaccagaaaaagaaaatattttgcatttgtttatacattttattgctccctcaattacatcttaaagTCGTGctaggaaaaaaatgtaatttaaatcatatcatttgtacatattttaattatgacaaaaaatggaaaaaaacatatgaatataaatagatagtatagtattttctcactattaaatcgggttggatatcgaaataggtgcaaaaaagatggtgtacttttggtttttcgtgtgttatttgtcccacattgaaaaataatgtaggtgtggtaattatactacatataaatagttgaatcccatatcagaaaattatcataaggtggccGGTGATCCTAAAAATTagtttaggaaagtatcataaataatattttttgatgtaaaaagtaaagtggagaatctttcaattattataatatttatttcctatattatattaaagtgatgtttctaatttttatataaaaacttttacatttcatttggcaaaaaaatattgttaagaaaattatgaaaataacatagtttgattcgtggtaaaaatgctatcattagcgtatagatttcatataatttgtacatatataaaattgtgtagtTCTtattatgttatatgtcccacattgaaaaataatgtaggattatataaaaataatagaattgtcccatatcgaaagattaacataagatatggtggtcttatgattataaatatgaggcatcatTGGAATTTAGGTATCAACAcaacatcttttgcgtctcttaaataagatgttttgacttttgatcatatctaaataaatgattagacataagatggaaatattaagaccttataaccattTTTTTATTACTAAATTAATTACCctgttgcaacgcacgggcatccaaactatttaataatatgatcaagtactctccattaatatttgtacgttgtttttcttcaatttttttttatcataattgagatacggaaattttctgtggtaccccttaattttgtcagatttttcatgttacccctactttaaagaatctgcctatggtaccaaTTACTTttaattatataaaaaatatactttagaaaaaattatgaaaattatatcatTAGATTCGTCATAAAATATACGTAAGCCTAATATGATAAACTAATTCAGGTCCCTAGGTAAGCCTAATACGAATCTGAGtttcaatgaaaaaaaattaatggtaaatgGAAATAATGTAGTCAATTTGCCGAGGTTCCACTTCAAATGGAGCCAAGGATTTATTGTACTTCGGTTCCGAGTAGGGATAATATATAGAAAATAATTAAGATAAACTCACTACTCATTATGATAGTAAATTTTAATAATTACtttagtaaagaaaagaattgtagtaacattggatatagttatatgatagtaatcactcatttgaatagtaaaagtaacaatattatcactcaatggatatagttatatgatagtaatcactcatttgaatagtaaaagtaacaatattatcactcatttgaatagtaaagaTTAGTTTATTCGGTATTAAATTTTAATACTTTAGTAAAGAAAAAAATTGTAgcaacattggatatagttatatgatagtaatcactcatttgaatagtagaagtaacaatattatcaacgagattagtgagagtggtagaaacaacaatgggagtagtgaaataatcaatattaatgaggcaatagtgaaagtaacaataattacggcgagagtagtgaaattatcaatattaatgcggctagtgacagtaacaataattacggcggatgtagtgaaagtaacaatgattacgggcaagtagtgaaatgttattactattgtttcattaataggagtaaaatattaatagcgggagtagtgaatttgtctcaaaatttatttcatcgtaattttaggatatgttataaaaatataattaatgataaatttatgggttatgcaactttaagtaattttatttaacgaaaaaaaaatttaatggtaagtgGAGGTAGCCCGGGccaagccgggcaccaatactagttaaaATAATAGAATTAAAAAATATCAAACGATAGATTCGTACTGAAGTAAACTAAAAAACGAACCCAAACGAACTTTAATTTCGACCTTGCTGACTTATGAATTGACTCAAAATTTAATTAAATTTGGCTAAAATTTGAGTTTAATTCGATTTAACTGAATTTGCACCACTATACAAGCTCTAACAATAGCAATAGTGGTTCTTATTCTTGGGATTGTCaataaaaacccaaaataaaAAGTTTATCTATTGCAACTACAAGTATTTTCGGGCAGCAAGTATCAACCTGACACTAATTTTGTAGTAGTTTTTATACGAGAAACAGACAATTCTGGAGATCTGTGAACTTTGCGGCTTAACAAGACGTCATTACAATATCACAATTTAGTTCGATTACTACCAGGTCTAGTCCAACTGAACTAACAATTTCCCCCAAATTAATCCTCGTTGAAACCCTAATTCTCGAATTTGCAACCTAAAGAATCCATTAAAATGGACGATGAACACCGGCTATTGGAGAGAGAATTGTATCAAATCCAACAAATTCGTGAGCTCGACGACGAGGAATTGCAGATTGAGGAAGTCGAAGGTCTTCCTGACGATGATTCCGATGCCGATGATTTTCCTAAGTAATCAATCAATCACTCTATGCATTTTATATTTCAATTTCACTATAATTGCATTGTTCGTTCGATCGTAGTTTGATATGATAATTCAACTTAATTTTGACGCATTTGTGTGATTTATGGAGAATTATCGCTTACGAGCCAAAAAAACTGCTAATTTTAGCTAGATTGAGAAGAGATGTGTAGTTAGTGATTCAATTTCAGCAGTACATTTACGCCGAATGTGATATTCTGATCGCAGGTTTCGGTATCAATTCAAATGTTAAGCTGCAATCATTTCTTGTTTGCATTTCGCTTTGCAGAGTGTTTTTTCGTGTTAACCTATGGTTGCTTTTAGTATAAAATGTGGATTTAGAATTAAACTAgtcttatttagtttattttaggTTTCGCAAAAGAATGAGCAAATTCCTAAGTAAATGAGGAGGATTTGCTTGCTGATGGTTCAGTTCCGATCAGTGTATTTAGTCAAATGTTACTTGTTATTTAGTTACTCCATTATACTCACTTTCAGTTTGTTTTTGTATAGTTGTTGCCTTCTATCACTCACCTCTGACCTTATATTTTGTGTTGCATATTCTTGGTTCAAGTGGGCGTGCTACTGGTTCAATGGGCGAATTCACATTCGATACCTGTTTGGCATCTTTGCATACCTATCTGGGTGGTAGGCATGTTAATCCACTACACCATGTTATTTACTTCTGATAATGTAAACTGAATTTTTATGTATTGGAGTTAAATTTTGCAGACGTGGAAGACACTCAACACCGGATGAGTTCAGTGGACAGCGGCACCATTTTGACTATCCCTCTTTTTTATCTTGAAGGTTCTCTCTTCTATCATGTGCTAATCGTTTTTCCATTTCCTCAAACTCAAAACTCTTAACATTCTTATAATATTAGGTATTCTCGTATTCTTCTGTGAATGTTTTTTGGttctcttttttttatttttatatatattgAAAAAGGGGTTAGGTAATATTTTCTTCACTGTGGGGCCCTGGTTTGGTTTTGACTGCGATGATATGCCTCTCTAGTTATTGTATCATGTCTGCATTCTTGTCGTCCTCTATGAATAGTCTTTTTAAGCTGGAATGAAAATGAGCTTAGACAAAGTTTTCTCATGGTGGAGCCTTTGTTTGGTTTGCCAAAGTTATCTAAAAGTACAAATTGTAGTTTATCTAGTTACTCGGACTTGATTACACATACTGAACATGGCTACCTATATAAGTTTCCGACTCGCTAGACTCTAGGACTGTCTTAAAATGAGAATACGGGTGCGTCATACGTCTTCAAACAAATTTTTTATTGTAAGTTTGAAATATCTTGAGTTCTTTCAAACTGAACTTGAGAGAACTTTGAGATGGAAGGATCAAACTCCAGAAAAAACACACACTAAATGCTTAATACAGTATTACAGTGGTCTCTTATTGAACTTTGTCATGCCAGTTTACCTCTTTATCTCTGATTAGAGAAGTGTCAGATGGGAAATGTTCAGCTACTGGTTCCTTACCCATACCCTTAAATGTCGTGTTGGACACAGGTTTGACCTCATAAGTGAAGAGTTGTGGCCCATTATCGTACTTTGAACACTTGCTATAGAATCCATGAAGTAGGAAATTAGGCAATTGGTTATTTTGCTTTTAATAGTTGATTACTCGGTTAGGCAATTACCTTTCTTGAAAACCTGTTCTATTCAAAACTTGGGCTAGTTGTAGTCCAAATGTTCGTATACAAATGATACGTTTTTCGTTTTTGAGCATTGTGTCAACTTAATGTGGTTTCACATTTAACAAAATTGTAGCACTTTCGTACAGAAAGAAAAGTGTGAGTGGTGGTAACAAATAAATACAGAGTACTTCTTAGGATTAAGTAGGACAGCATTGTGGTCTGATCTTAAGATAAAATAtggttgttctttttttttttttttttttttgcctgtTTGAGTGATTCCATAGTATTGTATGTGGTGTATACTGATCTTTTATAGTTTTGGTGTACAGGAGTGGTTCTGATTCCAGAGGCAACTCTTCCTTTGAGGATCATACAGCGGAATTTTATTCTGGCTATAGAAAGAGCGATGGGCCAGACTGATTCCCCTTATACCATAGGTGTGGTATGTAATTTATTCCATGTCTATTTGAGAATTTTGATCTTCATTTGAGACCGCTCCCAACATTTTTTTTATGAATTGTGTAGGTTCTTGTTTACAAGGATTCTGAGACTAGAAGACTAAGGTCTGCAACTGTTGGTACTACAGCTGAGGTAGGTTCCAAATTTGCAAAGTTGGTTATTGTCATATGGGCATAACTGAAAAAGCGTGATTTGTTCTTCGGAGTATGAGATGCAAGGTCAACTTACTTTTAGTAAGTGTACAATTTACCAAAAGTTCTATTACAAGACCATTCAATTTTCCTACGGGAATACATTTTCAGTTTCCTTGTCTTTATTTTAGTTGCCTctatttgtcttgccaaattttCTTGTTTGGGATACCCATTTTGTTTTCCAAAGTTGAACACAGCTGCTCCATTTTGTGATTAAATGCAAACACATCGAGTCCTATTGTGTTTATGTTCACGTCACCTATCAACATGTCATCAATCACTCATCCCCATAATGACCTATTTACATAAACAAGTCATGCGTTATGAGTTTATGACCCAAATTAGGCCCATTATTTTTGCATCGCCCTACTTAACTTATCTAACCCTTTTATGAATAAACATGTCTAATTTTATCCACTTTATCGGTGTTATGCACCTATTTATCAGTTGATTTAATTCAAATTTAACCAATTGAGGAAAAAAGAAGAGCGGATTCCTAGCCAGGTTTCTATGTTAAGTATTGCTGCATGTCTAAACCTAGCTGTTTTGGTGAAGTCTGATTGTTCTAGTCGGAAAAATTGGGTAGATTATAGTACTTGCGAAATTTCTTTTACTGAATGCTGTTTATCTAAATCAGATTCGCCAATACCGTCGCCTTGATGATGGTTCAGTCAATGTTGTTACTCGTGGAAAGCAGCGATTCTATGTGAGACGACAGTGGGTTGATGTTGAAGGAACTGTAAGAACTAGCCCAAGCTGTATTTGTATTAGTTCTTTTTTGTGTGGCTGTTTTATCTAGTTATTGCAGGTTAATTTGATGATTTTTACTCTTTTAGCCTTGTGGAGAAGTGGAAGTTATTGAAGATGATGTACCATTAAGGACCCCACGGGATGCATTTGGAACTTTACCTCCATTGAGTAATCTCAATAGTCAGAGTTTATGTCTCTCTCCAAAATCAGGTCACCATGCTAAGAGACATAGGGATGCAGATGAAATCAATGATTCTGATACAGAATCTGACAGAAGTTTTGTGAGTGAGCTTTCATTGTCAGAGATGAGATTGCATCAGTCTGCTCTTGAGTCCTGTTGTAAGTTTGATATGATTAATGAGTCGTCAAGCAGTGATGAGGAAACACATGTTTATGAATCAGGGATTCTCTCTAGTAAATCTCAATCAAGTGATGGTTCGTCAAATCCAAAGTATATGAGTTTGTTTGCCGACTCTGATAGTGGCAAAAAAGCGAAAATGAGGCATTTATCTCAAAAGGGAGTTGCATCTAGGAAGCAAACTGTGTCCCCCAGGTTGAATCAGTTCCGTGTAGCTCCAAGAGCATTCTGGCCGTACTGGGTTTACCAGATGTATGATTCTTTCTCCCTTGCCAAAAAAACTGCAGGTATTTTTTCTTGACCCCTTCAGTTGGTCGATTCATTTCTATATTTCATAAGAAACATTTTAACTATGGTATCATTTGTATGTAATATGTATTATTTGGTTTAACAACACAATTCTCAAATCACACTATATATGTATGTTTAGATGAAGTTAAGGTACCTTGTGACTAAGTGATTGTAATCTATACAAAAGTAAGATTTTGTGCCCACAATAATCACTATAATCCTTTATGAGGCCATTGGTGAATAGTTTTTCTATCGGTAATTCCAACACTCACGACAATGCATGATAACTACAAACCAAATGAGTAATGTTCATTGAAATTTATGTATGAATTTTAACTCTGTTGTATTCTCTTTCGTTAACATTGTGTCTATACCGAATGTGGCCATCCTGAATCCTGATAACTGTAGGGTGTTTATTTCCCATGACAAGTCTTTCTGCTGAAGCTTATGGTTGCTTGAATCATTTGGTATTCTTCTCATTTGCTTCTAGCGCGCAAGAGTCATTATGGCAAGACTTTGAAATTGTTCTCAGTGTTTGTAACTTTGGTGAGGATAGTAAGTGGTCGCATTTTTTACTTCTTCCATAACACACTTCAATCATGTAGTCTCTCTCTCTGAGCAATAAAGTACTTTGTCTGTGACCACCTGATACAGTCTAGTTATACAGTTGAAGCTGTATTACAACTAGACCTCATTCTTTATTTAGGGTGTGTTTGATAAGAGAATTTGAAGGAAAGGGAGAGGACAAGACCTTACTGTCCACATGCTTGTTGTCGTTTTCCTGTCAACTTCTGTGATGTATTTACTGTTGTCATGCTAGACAAATATTTGTTCTATTTACTCTTTAAATAGAACAAAATTTTAATTGCTCATATTCTGCAAGGAGTGTCATCTGAGGATTGTGAGTTGAAGTTGCGGTGCAGTTCCTTATCAGTTTTTTACCTTTTGACCATGCTGTTCAGATATGTGGAAGCAGGTGGTTGGCGTGCCAAATATGGATGGTTTTATCAGAAAACCAGATATATTGTCGTTCTATATTGCTAGTAAAATTCCTGTTTCTGAGTCCACAAGACAAGAGCTACTTGAAATAAATGGAGTTTCCTATAGGCTCCGCCGTGAGATTGAATTACTTGAAAGCTTTGATCGTGTGAGGTGTAAAAACTGTCAGGTATGAGTTATGACTTAATTTCTGTTCCtcaatattctttttttttttttttttaatatcccACCTCTCACTAATGCACGTCTTTTTCGCCTTGTTTTATTCAGACTGTAATTGCCCGACGAAGTGATTTGTTGGTAATGTCTAATGAGGGCCCTCTTGGTACATATGTAAATCCATATGGTTGTGTACATGAGACCGTGACACTTCACAAAGCCAatggcttggcattgattggtcGACCCTCTACAGAAAGCAGCTGGTTTCCTGGGTATGCTGTTTATTACTACTACATATTTTTTGCACCCCGCTTTCACCCTAGAAAATTTATTGCATTTTACACGTTATTATTGAATTAACTTACTCTAAATGACCTACCGCCTCTTGATGCTCAAACCCAACAACCAGATGACTAGGTAGTAGCTATGCTACTCAATCCGTTTATTAGTATAAAACATGGGACCATGGAGTTCCCAACAGTCCAAGTGTTGGACTCGGCTTTATGAAAAATTTTCATGTTATTGGTATAAATTTTGAAATAAAGTGTCCCAAGTGTCTTTTACCTATATTGGAGTGTCGACTGTCTCACAACACTAGGTAATGTGGAAATTGGGGCAACATAGGTTGGCGGTAGCCTGTTGCCCTGTTTCAACGTCTTAAGCCGTTAAGCATGACTTTTGTATTACTATGAAGCTATGCTATCAAACTTGACGTCACCTGGAAATCTTGCACAGATATGCATGGACTATTGCGAACTGCGCTAACTGTGAGAGACATATGGGGTGGTTGTTTACTGCTACCAACAAGAAGTTAAAGCCAAAATCCTTCTGGGCAGTTCGTAGCACTCAGATTGCTGATGACAAACGTTAACGTTTCCTTCAGCCATCTCCCAAATTCTCTGCTTTAATGTAGTAGTTGTAATTGAGCTGTAAATATTCACATGTATGGCTGTCTTAGAATAGGTACCCACACATATGACCGGAACCAAGACAAAGCTCAGACGGTTTAATCTGGATCTACGTTAAATGGAAGTTGCCACTGTTATCTGGCTGGTCCTCATGTACTCTTGTTTAACCAGTCTTTTTACTCATCTTTTGAATCTGCCATTTTTGAAACAGTTCAGTACTATCTCATTTTTCAGTTTACCTAATCTTGATCATTATAATCGTAAATACCGCTAGTACGTAGAAAACGTGGTTGCATAGTGATCATTATATCTTTAAAACTTGTAGATTTAATATGCAGCTGTTAATTTGTGTTCAAAACAGTCACTAGTGGTGATATCTCACAACCTCGATTTAATCCTGGTTTCTAACTTTTCTCGCCGTCCGTTCCATTTCCCCAACCGGTGGGAGCAGACCTAAACGGACTGCGAGCAGCTTATAATTTTCTTTTATCTTTCTGTGCGTTGCAGACACATTAATGGAACAGAGTGAatttcactcttttttttttattctcgC
The Silene latifolia isolate original U9 population chromosome 11, ASM4854445v1, whole genome shotgun sequence genome window above contains:
- the LOC141612156 gene encoding uncharacterized protein LOC141612156, whose product is MDDEHRLLERELYQIQQIRELDDEELQIEEVEGLPDDDSDADDFPNGRATGSMGEFTFDTCLASLHTYLGDVEDTQHRMSSVDSGTILTIPLFYLEGVVLIPEATLPLRIIQRNFILAIERAMGQTDSPYTIGVVLVYKDSETRRLRSATVGTTAEIRQYRRLDDGSVNVVTRGKQRFYVRRQWVDVEGTPCGEVEVIEDDVPLRTPRDAFGTLPPLSNLNSQSLCLSPKSGHHAKRHRDADEINDSDTESDRSFVSELSLSEMRLHQSALESCCKFDMINESSSSDEETHVYESGILSSKSQSSDGSSNPKYMSLFADSDSGKKAKMRHLSQKGVASRKQTVSPRLNQFRVAPRAFWPYWVYQMYDSFSLAKKTADMWKQVVGVPNMDGFIRKPDILSFYIASKIPVSESTRQELLEINGVSYRLRREIELLESFDRVRCKNCQTVIARRSDLLVMSNEGPLGTYVNPYGCVHETVTLHKANGLALIGRPSTESSWFPGYAWTIANCANCERHMGWLFTATNKKLKPKSFWAVRSTQIADDKR